Proteins from a single region of Chryseobacterium scophthalmum:
- a CDS encoding type II toxin-antitoxin system RelE/ParE family toxin has product MAQQKIIWTKKANIERKEILEYWIDKNKSATFSKKLNLFFVESLKQICIYPNLGRKTSDEKTRVIIVRNYLIFYEFNEKEIIIQSVWDGRRNTK; this is encoded by the coding sequence ATGGCTCAACAAAAAATAATCTGGACTAAAAAAGCCAATATTGAACGTAAAGAAATTTTAGAATATTGGATTGATAAAAATAAATCAGCAACATTCAGTAAAAAATTGAATTTGTTTTTTGTTGAATCTTTAAAGCAAATCTGTATTTATCCAAATCTCGGTAGAAAAACTAGTGATGAAAAAACAAGAGTTATCATTGTTAGAAACTATTTAATTTTTTATGAGTTCAACGAAAAAGAAATCATCATACAATCTGTTTGGGATGGTAGACGCAACACAAAATAA
- a CDS encoding peptidylprolyl isomerase, which translates to MNVDKETYEGLKDGLYANIQTTKGNLIVKFEDKKSPVTVANFVGLAEGKIDNKAKAKGVPFYDGTIFHRVIKDFMIQGGDPQGTGMGDPGYKFEDEKNDLKHTGKGILSMANSGPNTNGSQFFITEVATPWLDGRHTIFGEVVKGTETIDAIATVEKGAQDKPKTDIVLEKVSIFSKGDEYKGYDAAKTFNEGKGKIAANNKAMAEKAEAEAKKALEDLKAGMQVTESGLYYKITKKTEGKAAKAGDNVQVHYAGKLTNGTEFDSSFKRNEPLEFPVGTGRVIKGWDEGILLLKEGETATLLIPPAMGYGERGAGGVIPPNAWLIFDVELVKVP; encoded by the coding sequence ATGAACGTAGACAAAGAAACTTACGAAGGGCTTAAAGACGGACTTTATGCTAATATTCAAACTACAAAAGGTAACCTTATTGTAAAATTTGAAGACAAAAAATCACCGGTAACTGTGGCTAACTTTGTTGGTCTTGCAGAAGGGAAAATCGATAATAAAGCGAAAGCGAAAGGAGTTCCTTTTTATGACGGAACAATCTTCCACAGAGTAATTAAAGATTTCATGATTCAGGGAGGTGATCCTCAAGGAACAGGAATGGGAGATCCTGGATACAAATTTGAAGACGAGAAAAACGACCTTAAACACACAGGAAAAGGTATTCTTTCGATGGCTAATTCAGGACCAAACACAAACGGTTCTCAGTTCTTCATTACTGAAGTGGCTACACCTTGGTTAGACGGAAGGCACACTATCTTTGGTGAAGTTGTAAAAGGAACTGAAACTATCGATGCAATTGCTACGGTTGAAAAAGGAGCTCAGGATAAACCAAAAACAGACATCGTTCTTGAAAAAGTAAGCATTTTCAGCAAAGGAGATGAGTATAAAGGATATGATGCTGCAAAAACTTTCAACGAAGGAAAAGGTAAAATCGCTGCAAATAACAAAGCTATGGCTGAAAAAGCTGAAGCTGAAGCTAAGAAAGCTTTGGAAGATTTAAAAGCTGGAATGCAGGTAACTGAATCTGGTCTTTACTATAAAATTACTAAAAAGACTGAAGGAAAAGCTGCTAAAGCTGGTGACAATGTACAAGTGCATTACGCAGGTAAATTGACTAACGGAACTGAATTCGACTCTTCATTCAAAAGAAATGAACCTCTTGAATTCCCTGTAGGAACAGGTAGAGTAATCAAAGGATGGGATGAAGGAATTTTGTTATTGAAAGAAGGTGAAACAGCTACTTTATTGATTCCACCAGCAATGGGTTACGGGGAAAGAGGTGCAGGAGGAGTTATTCCGCCAAATGCATGGTTAATCTTCGATGTAGAATTGGTAAAAGTTCCTTAA
- a CDS encoding FKBP-type peptidyl-prolyl cis-trans isomerase, which produces MKKLVFISLLSLLSCKRNNPVHPPVGGVLSQNDLDVSKNRMKNLNTVERQQIQDWITSQNIKFFPTQLNYWTTVDGFDKRERRPDESTVSYSYDLYDFDQTKIYDKSISRNDARFGHFDELKAVENALRYMQNGEEVTLLVPSSLAYGTYGDENKIDNDIPLIIKLKVL; this is translated from the coding sequence ATGAAAAAATTAGTCTTTATATCTCTTCTTAGCTTATTGAGCTGCAAAAGAAATAACCCGGTGCATCCACCGGTTGGTGGTGTTTTGAGCCAAAATGATCTGGATGTTTCTAAAAACCGTATGAAAAATCTGAATACGGTGGAAAGGCAGCAAATTCAGGATTGGATTACAAGTCAAAATATAAAATTCTTTCCAACACAACTGAATTATTGGACGACGGTCGATGGTTTTGATAAGCGGGAAAGAAGACCTGATGAATCTACAGTTTCGTATTCGTACGATCTTTATGATTTTGACCAGACTAAAATTTATGATAAATCTATAAGCAGAAACGATGCAAGATTCGGACATTTTGATGAGCTTAAAGCTGTTGAAAATGCTCTTCGATACATGCAGAACGGGGAAGAAGTAACGCTTCTTGTACCATCATCATTAGCTTACGGAACTTACGGTGACGAAAATAAAATTGATAACGATATTCCTTTAATTATAAAATTAAAAGTACTGTAA
- a CDS encoding branched-chain amino acid aminotransferase, which produces MIIQKTENSRISTFDPNNFSFGGTFSDHMIICEYENGKWGEVKLVPYGPLLFTPAMMGVNYGQACFEGMKAYKDKDGQVFLFRPEKNFERINKSAARLAMPQVTEEIFLDGLKALIDIDREWVPQGEGNSLYIRPLIFATEEALKARVANKYMFAIVATPAKMYYTEPVSVKISDHYSRAASGGVGSAKAAGNYAASFYPTQLAMEEGYDQIIWTDDATHEYFEESGTMNVFVRINDTIYTPPTSEKILDGVTRDSFIQLAKKRGFEIKVEPIKVKDVVEAQKNGTLKEVWGVGTAVVTTVFQALGYNGEKLELPRLSDEESFAVILKNDLVDLQNNLTEDPFGWRVLVDHALETV; this is translated from the coding sequence ATGATAATTCAAAAAACAGAAAACTCTAGAATTTCTACTTTCGATCCTAATAATTTTTCTTTTGGAGGTACTTTCAGTGATCACATGATTATCTGCGAGTATGAGAACGGAAAATGGGGCGAGGTAAAATTGGTTCCTTATGGTCCATTATTGTTTACGCCTGCTATGATGGGAGTGAATTATGGGCAAGCTTGTTTTGAAGGTATGAAAGCCTACAAAGATAAAGACGGACAGGTTTTCCTTTTCAGGCCAGAAAAGAATTTTGAGCGTATCAATAAATCTGCAGCTCGTTTGGCAATGCCTCAGGTTACAGAAGAAATCTTTTTGGATGGTTTGAAAGCTTTAATCGATATTGATAGAGAATGGGTTCCGCAAGGAGAAGGTAATTCTTTATATATCAGACCATTAATTTTCGCTACTGAAGAAGCTTTAAAAGCAAGAGTAGCTAATAAATATATGTTTGCAATTGTAGCTACACCGGCAAAAATGTATTATACAGAACCTGTGTCTGTAAAAATTTCAGATCATTATTCTAGAGCGGCAAGTGGTGGTGTTGGTTCTGCTAAAGCTGCAGGAAACTATGCTGCTTCTTTCTACCCAACTCAATTGGCAATGGAAGAAGGGTATGATCAGATTATCTGGACTGATGATGCTACTCACGAATATTTCGAAGAAAGTGGAACAATGAATGTTTTCGTAAGAATCAACGATACTATTTATACGCCACCTACTTCTGAGAAAATTTTGGATGGTGTTACAAGAGATAGTTTCATTCAATTGGCTAAGAAAAGAGGTTTTGAAATAAAAGTAGAGCCTATTAAAGTAAAAGATGTTGTGGAAGCTCAGAAAAACGGAACTTTGAAAGAAGTTTGGGGAGTAGGAACTGCGGTTGTTACAACTGTTTTCCAGGCTTTAGGATATAATGGTGAAAAACTTGAATTGCCTAGACTTTCAGACGAAGAAAGTTTTGCAGTAATCCTTAAAAATGATTTAGTAGATTTACAAAATAACCTTACAGAAGATCCTTTCGGATGGAGAGTTTTGGTTGATCATGCACTAGAAACTGTTTAA
- the mnmD gene encoding tRNA (5-methylaminomethyl-2-thiouridine)(34)-methyltransferase MnmD — protein MEREIKTTNDGSKTLFISELNENYHSHHGALQEAEHVFIKNGLNLINDYEINILELGFGTGLNVLVTINEYLKTDKNHIINYFTLEKYPINESEIENLAYFEHFDNVELKNIYQKIHQSEWEKSVEIIPGFHLYKIQCDFFDLKNIDLPKINLVYYDCFGARVQPDLWEMPLFEMVSDKMNVNGLLTTYSSKGSVRRILQDLNFKVEKKQGPPGKREMINAIKL, from the coding sequence TTGGAAAGAGAAATAAAGACCACAAACGACGGTAGTAAAACACTGTTTATCAGTGAATTAAACGAAAACTACCACTCTCATCACGGAGCTCTTCAGGAAGCCGAACATGTATTTATTAAAAATGGATTAAACTTAATAAATGATTACGAAATTAACATTTTAGAACTCGGTTTTGGAACAGGTTTGAATGTTTTGGTAACAATTAATGAATATTTAAAAACTGACAAAAATCATATCATCAACTATTTTACCCTCGAAAAATATCCAATAAACGAGTCTGAAATTGAAAACTTAGCCTACTTTGAGCATTTTGATAACGTTGAATTAAAAAATATTTATCAAAAAATTCATCAATCTGAATGGGAAAAATCAGTAGAAATTATTCCAGGTTTTCATTTATATAAGATTCAATGCGATTTTTTTGATCTTAAAAACATTGATTTACCGAAAATTAACCTTGTCTATTACGATTGCTTCGGAGCAAGAGTGCAGCCAGATCTTTGGGAAATGCCTTTATTTGAAATGGTTTCTGATAAAATGAACGTAAACGGACTGTTAACAACCTACTCTTCTAAAGGAAGTGTAAGAAGGATTTTACAAGACCTTAATTTTAAAGTTGAAAAAAAACAAGGTCCTCCCGGAAAAAGAGAAATGATTAATGCCATAAAGTTATAG
- a CDS encoding NUDIX domain-containing protein, with protein sequence MIDNINIRVYACVVKDKKVLTLFEEYAGEPLMKFPGGGLEYGEGLTDCLKREFEEELNVNIEIVEHLYTQEDFLVSRFKENEQLLTIYYMVNIINEEDFIILDPCIEKIDWISIDSTENPFSLPIDKIVFDKLKEKFL encoded by the coding sequence ATGATTGACAATATTAATATAAGAGTTTATGCATGCGTTGTAAAAGACAAAAAAGTTCTTACGCTTTTTGAAGAATATGCAGGTGAACCTTTAATGAAATTTCCCGGCGGTGGATTAGAATACGGAGAAGGATTGACAGATTGCCTGAAGCGTGAGTTTGAAGAAGAACTAAATGTAAATATAGAAATTGTAGAGCATCTTTATACCCAGGAAGATTTCTTGGTTTCCCGTTTCAAAGAAAACGAGCAGCTTCTTACTATATATTATATGGTAAACATAATTAATGAAGAAGATTTTATTATTCTTGATCCCTGCATTGAAAAAATAGACTGGATTTCTATTGACTCAACCGAGAATCCTTTTAGTCTGCCTATTGATAAAATCGTTTTCGATAAGCTGAAAGAAAAATTCCTGTAA
- a CDS encoding DUF4294 domain-containing protein — translation MKFHKIACLFLLFFVIGVSGQQKDSINIKPLSQYPPEQLKTDEFGNKYYYDERQKAKFYEINGETVVVMDELVLLNKPKFNNQLDKNYYFFLNKKLYRVYPLFLTALQQYRDIQGEMNNLDSAAKRKYVRDRQNMLADQYEKQLRDLTTTEGQVFAKLMNRATGKNVYEIIRELRGGWSAFWWNVKGKMADIDLKEPYNPHKNRTDEFLESLLQSNWNSGYLQPYPGAKDFKVSR, via the coding sequence ATGAAATTTCATAAAATTGCCTGCCTTTTTCTCCTGTTTTTTGTGATTGGTGTTTCTGGGCAGCAGAAAGATTCTATAAATATCAAGCCTCTCAGTCAATATCCACCGGAACAATTGAAAACCGATGAATTTGGTAATAAATATTATTATGATGAAAGGCAAAAAGCTAAATTCTACGAAATCAACGGTGAAACTGTCGTGGTGATGGATGAATTAGTTCTTTTAAATAAGCCTAAATTTAATAATCAACTCGATAAAAATTATTACTTCTTTTTAAATAAAAAATTATACCGTGTTTATCCTTTGTTTTTAACTGCATTGCAACAATACAGAGATATTCAGGGGGAAATGAACAATCTTGACAGTGCAGCCAAAAGAAAATATGTAAGAGACAGACAAAATATGTTGGCTGATCAGTACGAAAAGCAGTTGAGAGATTTAACAACAACAGAAGGTCAGGTTTTTGCCAAATTAATGAACAGAGCAACCGGAAAAAACGTTTATGAAATCATTAGAGAATTGCGCGGCGGATGGAGTGCATTTTGGTGGAATGTAAAAGGGAAAATGGCAGATATTGATTTGAAAGAGCCTTACAATCCTCACAAGAATAGAACGGATGAGTTTTTAGAATCGCTATTGCAGTCCAATTGGAATTCCGGTTATTTGCAACCATATCCCGGAGCAAAAGATTTTAAAGTATCTAGATAA
- the chrP gene encoding chryseobasin maturation metalloprotease ChrP — MKFEKKSLKFLEKYLNTSSPTGYEHHGQKVWMDYISPYVDKVEVDHYGTAYGIINPEAEFKVVIEAHADEISWYVNYITDDGLIYVIRNGGSDQTIAPSKVVHIHGEKGIVKGVFGWPAIHTRSANQNEPTPKIDNIFIDCGAISKQEVEDLGIFVGCMITYPDEFFEMNDRYFVCRALDNRIGGFMIAEVARLLKENKKQIPFGLYITNSVQEEVGLYGADMIADTIKPNIAIVTDVTHDTTTPMIEKKKEGDQKCGDGPVVFFAPSVHHTIRELIIDTAKTKKIPFQRAAASRATGTDTDAFAHSNGGVPSALISLPLRYMHTTVEMVSKEDVGNVIQLIYETLLKIKPEMKLKYH; from the coding sequence ATGAAATTCGAAAAGAAATCTTTGAAATTTTTAGAGAAATATTTAAACACTTCATCACCAACAGGTTATGAACATCACGGACAAAAAGTTTGGATGGATTATATCAGTCCATATGTAGACAAAGTAGAAGTTGACCATTACGGAACCGCATACGGAATCATCAATCCTGAAGCAGAATTCAAAGTAGTTATTGAAGCGCACGCCGACGAAATTTCATGGTATGTTAATTACATTACGGATGACGGATTAATTTATGTAATCAGAAACGGAGGTTCAGACCAAACTATAGCACCTTCTAAAGTTGTTCATATTCATGGTGAAAAAGGAATTGTAAAAGGAGTTTTCGGATGGCCTGCAATTCACACAAGAAGCGCCAATCAAAATGAACCCACTCCAAAAATCGACAATATTTTTATAGACTGTGGAGCAATCTCAAAACAAGAGGTTGAGGATTTAGGAATTTTTGTAGGATGTATGATTACATATCCTGATGAATTTTTTGAAATGAACGACCGTTATTTTGTTTGCAGAGCTTTAGATAACAGAATCGGCGGATTTATGATTGCGGAAGTTGCAAGGCTTTTAAAGGAAAATAAAAAACAAATTCCTTTCGGTTTATATATTACGAATTCGGTACAGGAAGAAGTTGGTCTTTACGGTGCAGATATGATTGCAGATACGATTAAACCTAATATCGCAATTGTTACAGATGTCACCCATGACACAACAACACCAATGATTGAAAAGAAAAAAGAAGGCGATCAAAAATGCGGCGATGGTCCGGTTGTATTTTTCGCTCCAAGTGTACATCACACGATTAGAGAATTAATCATTGATACCGCAAAAACTAAAAAAATACCTTTTCAAAGAGCAGCAGCAAGCAGAGCAACAGGCACAGATACAGATGCTTTCGCTCATTCTAACGGCGGTGTACCAAGTGCTTTGATTTCCTTACCTTTGCGCTACATGCATACAACAGTAGAAATGGTCTCTAAAGAAGATGTCGGAAATGTCATTCAGTTGATTTACGAAACACTTCTTAAGATAAAACCGGAAATGAAATTGAAATATCATTAA
- the rpe gene encoding ribulose-phosphate 3-epimerase produces MKTKLIAPSLLSADFGNLQRDIEMLNNSQADWLHVDVMDGRFVPNISFGFPVMKTIQQHAKKFVDVHLMIVEPEKYVEEFIDYGADLVSVHYEACTHLHRTINLIQSKGAKAGVVLNPSTPVLMLEDIISDVDLVLLMSVNPGFGGQKFIENTYKKIAETKDLILSNNSTALIQVDGGVNLDNASKLFEAGADVLVAGNAVFSTENPERTIELLKV; encoded by the coding sequence ATGAAAACGAAGCTTATTGCTCCTTCCCTTTTATCTGCAGACTTTGGAAATCTGCAAAGAGACATTGAAATGCTGAACAATTCTCAAGCCGACTGGTTACATGTTGATGTAATGGACGGAAGATTTGTTCCTAATATTTCTTTCGGTTTTCCGGTGATGAAAACAATCCAACAACACGCAAAGAAATTTGTTGATGTACATTTGATGATTGTAGAACCTGAAAAATATGTTGAAGAATTTATCGATTACGGGGCAGATTTGGTTTCTGTACATTACGAAGCTTGTACACATCTTCATAGAACAATTAATTTAATCCAAAGCAAAGGTGCAAAAGCAGGAGTTGTATTAAATCCTTCTACTCCGGTTTTGATGTTGGAAGATATTATTTCTGATGTAGATTTGGTATTATTAATGAGTGTAAACCCAGGTTTTGGCGGACAAAAATTCATTGAAAACACTTACAAGAAAATTGCTGAGACTAAAGATCTTATTTTAAGCAATAATTCTACAGCGCTTATTCAGGTTGATGGTGGAGTAAATCTAGATAATGCATCTAAGTTATTTGAGGCGGGTGCCGATGTTTTAGTTGCCGGAAACGCAGTTTTCTCTACAGAAAATCCTGAAAGAACCATTGAGCTTTTAAAGGTTTAA
- a CDS encoding DUF4082 domain-containing protein translates to MKNLSFLFEKKYVSIKNVLMILPLMIVFSSLSCSKDEDDNQPPAAIVYNEENPLDKYHNLAGFTTTSNFVNSGNYEFGLTFSPNVKGKINALVVKLPDLNPNLKITIWDFDTKTVLRTEMVNVATANTVVVKSIPEMMLEKDKKYVITMNSNDWYKRNKADNSNAVYPITAGNIKVWEYRWVGGSSQVFPTNISLDYNGGDLSFNFQQVD, encoded by the coding sequence ATGAAAAATCTAAGTTTCCTTTTTGAGAAAAAATATGTATCAATAAAAAATGTATTGATGATATTACCTTTAATGATTGTATTTTCTTCTTTGAGCTGCAGTAAAGATGAAGATGATAATCAACCGCCGGCTGCAATTGTGTATAATGAAGAAAATCCTTTAGATAAATATCATAATCTAGCAGGTTTTACAACAACATCTAATTTTGTGAATTCTGGGAATTATGAATTTGGTCTTACATTTTCTCCAAATGTAAAAGGTAAAATAAATGCTTTGGTCGTAAAATTGCCTGATTTGAATCCGAATTTAAAAATAACGATCTGGGATTTTGATACAAAAACGGTGTTAAGAACTGAAATGGTAAATGTTGCTACAGCCAATACCGTTGTTGTAAAAAGTATTCCTGAAATGATGCTTGAAAAAGACAAAAAATATGTTATTACGATGAACTCTAACGATTGGTATAAAAGGAATAAAGCGGATAACAGTAATGCAGTCTATCCAATTACTGCGGGAAATATAAAAGTTTGGGAATATCGATGGGTAGGAGGCTCTTCTCAAGTTTTTCCAACCAATATTTCTCTGGATTATAATGGTGGAGATTTAAGTTTTAATTTTCAGCAAGTTGATTAA
- a CDS encoding nucleoside-diphosphate kinase, giving the protein MSNITFTMIKPDAVADGHIGAILGKISEGGFKIKALKLTQLTVADAKKFYEVHAERPFYGELVDFMSSGPIVAAVLEKDNAVEDFRTLIGATNPAEAAEGTIRKMFARSIGENAVHGSDSNENALIEAQFHFSGREIF; this is encoded by the coding sequence ATGTCAAACATTACATTTACAATGATTAAGCCAGATGCAGTTGCTGACGGTCATATTGGAGCTATTTTAGGAAAGATTTCAGAAGGAGGTTTTAAGATCAAAGCTTTGAAATTAACTCAACTTACTGTTGCTGATGCAAAAAAATTCTACGAAGTACATGCAGAAAGACCTTTTTACGGAGAATTGGTTGATTTTATGAGCTCAGGTCCAATCGTTGCTGCGGTTTTAGAAAAAGATAATGCAGTGGAAGATTTCAGAACTTTAATCGGTGCTACAAATCCTGCTGAAGCAGCTGAAGGAACTATCAGAAAAATGTTTGCTAGAAGCATCGGAGAGAATGCTGTGCATGGTTCTGACTCTAACGAGAATGCTTTAATTGAAGCTCAATTTCATTTTTCAGGAAGAGAGATTTTTTAA
- the rsgA gene encoding ribosome small subunit-dependent GTPase A — protein MKGKIIKSTGSWYQVLETETGKIFEARIRGKFKLIKTRLTNPLAVGDFVEFQLEQDDIAWITKIEPRRNYLIRKSVNLSKEAHIIASNIDLACFIFTLKHPETSLGFLDRFLACCEAYNIKPLILFNKMDVLSEEESEIVKDIEFLYNEIGYETLEISSYSKLNLDDLVEILKDKTSVFFGHSGCGKSTLVNAMQPNLNLRTSEISDTHLKGKHTTTFAQMHFWDFGGNVIDTPGVREFAMIDIEKEEVQHYFPEIFKKREECKYHNCMHVNEPKCAVLESLETGEIQPTRYSTYVKLMDEAEENTRI, from the coding sequence ATGAAAGGAAAAATCATTAAATCTACAGGAAGCTGGTATCAGGTTTTGGAAACAGAAACCGGAAAAATTTTTGAAGCGAGAATCCGTGGAAAATTTAAATTAATAAAAACCAGACTTACCAATCCCTTAGCTGTTGGTGATTTTGTCGAATTTCAGCTGGAGCAGGATGATATTGCTTGGATCACAAAAATAGAACCACGCAGAAATTATCTGATCCGAAAATCTGTAAATCTTTCAAAAGAAGCACATATTATTGCGTCGAATATTGATTTGGCGTGTTTCATTTTTACATTAAAGCATCCTGAAACATCTCTAGGTTTTCTTGACCGGTTTCTTGCTTGCTGTGAAGCTTATAATATAAAACCTCTTATTCTGTTTAACAAAATGGACGTTTTGTCTGAAGAAGAATCTGAGATTGTAAAAGACATTGAATTTCTATACAACGAAATTGGATATGAAACATTGGAGATTTCTTCTTATTCTAAACTTAATTTGGATGATTTGGTTGAAATACTAAAAGATAAAACTTCAGTATTTTTTGGCCACTCAGGTTGCGGAAAATCTACATTGGTCAATGCAATGCAGCCAAATCTTAATTTAAGAACTTCTGAAATTTCTGATACTCATTTAAAAGGAAAACATACCACAACTTTTGCCCAGATGCATTTTTGGGATTTTGGCGGAAACGTTATCGATACTCCAGGTGTACGTGAATTTGCCATGATTGATATTGAGAAAGAAGAAGTACAACATTACTTTCCTGAAATATTCAAAAAAAGGGAAGAGTGTAAATATCACAACTGCATGCATGTGAATGAACCAAAATGTGCAGTTCTAGAATCTTTAGAGACTGGTGAAATCCAACCTACAAGATATTCTACCTATGTCAAGCTTATGGACGAGGCAGAAGAAAACACTCGTATATAA
- a CDS encoding chorismate mutase — MNLRDLENNWINQFQQPLIIAGPCSAESEQQMLETAKRIKETNAQVPIFRAGIWKPRTKPNGFEGVGVIGLNWLKKVKEEYGFKTATEVANAHHVDAALKADVDILWIGARSTVNPFTVQEIAEALKGTEKIVLVKNPVNPDLALWIGALERLLGQGIKNLGAIHRGFSTYQKTKYRNNPNWQIALDFKSQFPNIPILIDPSHICGNRTGLAGITQEALNVGYQGAIIESHCNPDEAWSDASQQITPEVLGEMISNLKVRSTGLAGFDDEMGRHRTLISDLDFQVIELLSQRMKISAKIGKLKKENDIAIFQPDRWKVITEYAAQKATETGMSQDFIEKVFKAIHEESIEVQNNIMINR; from the coding sequence ATGAACTTAAGAGATTTGGAAAACAACTGGATTAACCAGTTCCAACAGCCACTCATTATCGCAGGACCTTGTAGTGCAGAAAGCGAACAGCAAATGCTGGAAACTGCCAAAAGAATTAAAGAAACTAATGCACAAGTTCCTATTTTCCGTGCAGGAATCTGGAAGCCAAGAACGAAACCTAATGGTTTTGAGGGAGTTGGTGTGATTGGTTTAAACTGGCTAAAAAAAGTAAAGGAAGAATATGGCTTCAAAACTGCAACAGAAGTTGCCAATGCTCATCACGTAGATGCCGCGTTGAAAGCAGATGTTGATATTCTATGGATCGGTGCACGTTCTACAGTAAATCCTTTCACAGTTCAGGAGATTGCGGAAGCTTTAAAAGGGACTGAAAAAATAGTTTTGGTAAAAAATCCTGTAAATCCTGATTTAGCTTTATGGATTGGTGCTTTGGAAAGACTTTTAGGACAGGGTATTAAAAACCTGGGAGCGATTCACAGAGGATTTTCTACGTACCAAAAAACTAAATACAGAAATAATCCAAACTGGCAGATTGCTTTAGACTTCAAAAGTCAGTTTCCAAATATTCCAATTTTGATCGATCCTTCACATATTTGTGGAAATCGTACCGGATTAGCGGGAATTACTCAGGAAGCCTTAAATGTAGGTTACCAAGGTGCTATTATTGAATCACATTGTAACCCTGATGAAGCATGGAGCGATGCTTCGCAACAGATTACTCCTGAAGTTTTGGGTGAGATGATTTCTAATCTTAAAGTTAGAAGTACAGGTTTAGCTGGTTTTGATGATGAAATGGGAAGACACAGAACTTTAATTTCTGATCTGGATTTTCAAGTAATCGAATTGCTTTCTCAAAGAATGAAAATTTCTGCAAAAATCGGTAAGTTGAAGAAGGAAAATGATATTGCTATTTTTCAGCCGGATCGTTGGAAAGTAATTACTGAATATGCTGCACAAAAAGCAACAGAAACAGGAATGTCTCAGGATTTTATTGAAAAAGTATTCAAAGCGATTCACGAAGAATCTATTGAAGTTCAAAACAATATTATGATTAATAGATAA